The Mercenaria mercenaria strain notata unplaced genomic scaffold, MADL_Memer_1 contig_1915, whole genome shotgun sequence genome includes the window tttacataaatcaatgaggatacatgtacatgtaagttttatttgaagttTTAGCTAATTCGTGAAATAACCcacatttaaacctatagcatgtaaagcctCAGCaacgatgaaattttcatcggaaattgcttcaactattttggtctttcaagtgtttgacctagaaataatctgtgttttgtttttctttacttGTACCTAGGGATGTGATAATATTGGTAAGTATTTCGGTGTAAGCTTGGTGACGGTATATTTACTAATATGTAAAAACCATCTTGACTATAGCTCACTCGTAGCATAAATTTTGTAGTATTAGCTTTTTGTGAAAATTCATTTTAGGCACTCATATATATGTTTGTACaacatttatctggaaaaaaaaaattcggtatatgttgtaaaaaaaaaagagaaattgaagTAATATTggtaattttgttcatttttttttctttgaaattatcttcttttttaaaattattattgtagAACTGTTACTCGTTTTCAAATATCAGtgcttaaaaacaaaatttacattaacAAACACCACACAACTTATCATCTATCCTTGATCTTTCGACCTTAGTTTATAAGTTTGCTCTTTGCATAATCCAATAATTTCTATATATGTTGTCAGCATTGAAATCGGGCTTATGCTCACCTTATGAAATAATAATTGTTAACTTACCACTCGGCTAACATTTTATTCAGCCTTAGTAAGCAGAAAATAATAAATTCATCAGATTTGGCCATTTGCTCAGATATTTCAGTAATGATTACTGTTGTACAGACTctgtagtttatgtaaacataacatTAACAGATTTATGTGTATTTACAGTTCAATGTACAGTTCAAagtttaaccattaccctgcgtaatttctataatgaacttgtccatcttcaatTTAGACAGCacaatttactgttaaaagggttggTTACCAAAAtagtactgactgaatggcaaacagtgcagatcatgatcagactgcacaagcaaatgtgtccagcatgataagggttgaaATAATACATGCTGtatacacctggtcaccaccttgccttggtcaccccccccccccacccccactaaaaaaaaacaaggttatttttcattcctttttaaaaatttttaaaccttccatgaatatttatcaatatgcaaagttgtaccattcccccacctcactcctccacccagtcatgcccaccccCCCAAGcatgcatcccccccccccccaccacacacacacaccaaaaatagcattcattttctgttaaattgattttgactaatgaaattatttgccttttattaacatccttaactttttgctggatatactgttttgccgttcctcaccacagaccctttcggcgggggataccaattcatcgaatttgcttgttagcccaccatcatcagatggtgggctattcaaatctcTCTGCGTcggtggtccgtcgtccttccgtccgttaacaatttctcattatcgcatctcctcagaaactaccatggggattttgaccaaactttgtcagaatgatgtattggtaccctagttgtgtccctctgaaaatcagactggttcaacaatttttagtgagttatggccctttgtttatttctataatttgcatagatttatatagggaaaaagtttgaaaatcttcttgtccaaaaccacagagcctagggctttgatatttggtatgaagcatcatctggtggtcctctaccaagatgattcaaattatttccctggggtctaatatggccccgccccgggggtcacatagtttatatagacttatatagggaaaaactttgaaaaacctcttgttcaaaaccacagggcctagggctatgatattttgtatgtgacatcatctagtggtcttctactaagattgttcaaattatccccctagggtcaaatatggccccgccccacgggtcacatggtttgcatagacttatatagggaaaaacttttttgaaaatcttcttgtccaaaccacaaagcctagggcttttggcatttgtaatgtagtatcatctagtggttctctaccaagtttgttcaaattattcccctagggtcaaatatggccccgccctgggggtcacatggttcatatagacttatatagggaaaagcttttaaagtcttcttgtcaataacctacaacattcaaatttggaccacatgtatggttttgagtggcaagatgaaccttgacatgagttgaccttgattttgacctagtgacctactttcacatttctgtagctacagccttcagatttggaccacatgcatagttttgtgcactgaaaaaaaaactttgaccttgacattgacctagtgacctactttcacatttttgaaggtacaggcttcaaatttggaccacatgcatagtttcgtgttccgaaatgaaatttgaccttgattttgaccgagtgacctacttccacatttctcaagctacagccttcaaatttggaccacatgcatagttttgtgtaccaaaacaaactttgacctttacattgatctagtgacctactttcacatttttggaggtacagacttcaaatttggaccacatgcatagttctgtgttccgaaataatatttgaccttgattttgacctagtgacctactttcacaattctcgagctacagccttcaaattttgaccacttgcatggttttgtgtaccgaaatgaactttgaccttaagattgacctagtgacctactttcacatttctgtagctacaggcttcagatttagaccacatgcataggattgtgtaccgaaacaaactttgaccttgacattgacctactttcacacttttgaagatacaggctttaaatttggaccacatgcatagatttgtgttctgaagtgtaatttgaccttgattttgacctagtgacctactttcacatttttgaaggtacagacttcaaatttggaccacatgcatagttctgtgatccaaaataaaatttgaccttgattttgacctagtgacctactttcacatttctcaagttacagcattcaaatttggaccacttgcatagttttgtgtaccgaaataaactttgacgttaagattaacctagtgacctactttcaaatttctcaaactacagccttcaaacttgatgcacatgcatagttttgtgtacaaagaactttgtccttgaaattgatctagtgacctactttcacatttctcaagctacagctttcgaatttggaccacatgcacagtgatgtgtacggaaatgaaatttgaccttgagctagtcaataagtcttgaaatttggaacactcaaaaatggcacattggtgagcgccaagatcactctgtgatctcttgtttatatatttagtaaagctACATAAAATGATGAGGAATTTATACATTTGCaataaaaacctaaaatatttttagtaaaagATGCCCTTTGGATAATTTTACATTTGATACATTTTTGAATCTTGACTAAACCACCACAGATTTTTACTTCAGAACTCATAAAAGTGCTTCAACTTGTCTCTATATTCCAGGTATGATGCATTCTGGTCTTGGGTATAATCAGATGAGCAATTTCATGGCAGCTATGGAAGTGCCGGCGCCTCATCATTCAGCTGTAAAACAGTGGGAACGAAAGGTTGGATGTTGTTTATTTGACTCTGTCAGAACCtgtagtttaaaaatatttgaaagggTATGGAAGATGATGCAAATCCATGATAATTCTAGAAATTTCCTTGGTTGCATTTAACATTCATAATAAAAATGTGTGCTCATTAGTTGGAACAGCATAAGGGATGTGAGTCATGATACGCTACATGCATTGATTTGACATCATGAAAATAACTTTGCCTGTCACATAGTTTGAACTTCAAAGTGAATGATTCTTTTATgccccccctttgaagaaggaggggtaatTTTTTTGCAGATGTCGGGCGGTCGGtcgaatgtagaccaatccatttcggatgataactcaagaaagcttggcctaggatcatgaaagttgatagggaggttggtcatcaccagcagatgacccctattgattttgaggtctgtatgtccaaggtcaaggtcacagtgaccctgaatagtaaaacggtttccggatgataactcaagaacacttgggcctaggatcatgaatgttgacagggaggttggtaatgaccagcagatgacccgtattgattttgaagtcagtatgttaaaggtcaaggtcacagtgaccctgaacagtaaaacagtttccggatgataactccagaacgcttgggcctagggtcacgaaagttgataaggaggttggtcatgaccagcagatgacccctattgattttgaggtcagtatgtcaaaggccaaggtcacagtgaccaggagcagtaaaatggtttccacgCAATAACtgtagaacgcttgggcctagtgtcaggaaaattgatagttaggttggccagcagatgatccctattgattttgaggtcattaggtcaaaggtcaaggtcacataggccaggaacagttaaaagggtttctgatcttcttgtccaaaaccatagggcctagggctttgatatttggtatgtagcaaaatctagtggtcctctaccaatattgttcagattatttccctgggtcaaatatggccccatcccgggggtcacatggtttatatagacttatacatgAAAAAAACCTTGGAAAACCtctagtccaaaaccacagggcctagggctttgatattttgtagatGATATCATCAAGTGGTCTCTactatgattgttcaaattattccccccagggtcaaatatgactccgccctggggtcacatgtttaaatagacttatatagggaaaaactttgaaaatcttcttgtccaaaccacaaagactatggctttgatattttataatgtagcatcatttagttgttctctaccaagtttgttcaaattaatccctctagggtcaaatatggccccgccccagggtcatatggttcatatagacttatatagggaaaaacttagaaccttcatgtccataacttacattattcaaatttggaccacatgtatagttttgagtggcaagatgaaccttgacatgagttgaccttgatcttgacctagtgacctactttcacatttctgtagctacagccttcaaatttggaccacatgcataggtttgtgtaccaaaaaaaactttgaccttgttattgacctagtgacctactttcacatttctgaaggtacaggcttcaaatttggaccacatgcatagttttttgttccaaaataaaatttgaccttgattttgacctagtgacctactttcacatgtctcaagctacagccttcaagtttgaatcacatgcatagttttgtctacggaaatgaactttgaccttgaaattgatctagtgacctgctttcacattcctcaagcaacagctttcaaatttggaccacatacacattgttttgtaccgaatgaaatttgacattgatttgaccttgagctagtcttgaaatttggaacattcaaaatgctcagtggatggtgccaagatcaatcactctgtaatctcttgttaggttaataggttaaaggtcaaggtcaataaccagaatggtagaacttttgtttacagtgagcatctaatttctgttccttgtgcaattactgaatgcatcaaggggggcatttcgtgttcgacgagctcttgtttctacAAAATTCTTcacagaatattttatatttaatttttattttcaggttgGTAGCCATGTGAGATCAATCGCAGAGGAGTCGTGCAAGTCAGCAATACACGAGGAGAAAGCCATAATGTGGAGTGAAAccatgtatataataattatataacaattacTGTGAGTCCTATCATTGAATTATCaggtatatatttcatataatacaGTCTAAATGGTCTTAGAAATTCTGAAAGGTTCTATGGCTATGAAAGATAAATAACTGTGAAAGTTTGTCTTAAGagttattattacattattattccATGTATAGATACATATGTCACAAAAATGTTATTATCattgcatcaggaaatatgcgCTCTTTCTTTAGCAGAAGAATATTCAAGTAATATTTCCGcagcagaactcgtgcatatttccctaTACAaggctaataacctataattattgacTGTCAGTCCACCTGTCAATTTATTATTTACTTGGGACAAACATTGCGATAAAATTCAATACAAAATTTCATGTGTCAGTATTACAAAACTATCCATCTGAACTGCAGTTGGACTGTAATGTactttattagctcgactatacgaagtataaggagagctatcctactcgcgtcggcgtctttccgcgtccctacttggttaaagttttttaacactttctctgttttcaacttatctctgtaattacttgatggatttgattcaaacttgaaatatttattccccatcatcatccacatcatctgacataaggcccataactctggcaccaatatttcatgaattattccccctttatatttagaatttcaggttaaagttttggtgcactttcactctacctctgttattactgaacggatttgattcagacttaaaatagttgttcagcatcatcacccacatcatatgacacaagatgcataactctggcaccaatttttcattaattattccccctttttacttagaattttaggttaaagttttgatgcactttcactctgtctctgttattactgaatggatttgattcaaacttaaaatagttgttcaggctctagtttcctcagatgtgcccagcttcactatccagcatcgaaatagtcgagcgcgctgtctcctgtgacagctcttgtatgttCTTGTTGTATTTTCAGCGAAGAAGATAATGCCCTTTCTAGCTCCACTACAGATCATCTTTATGCGAAAGCTCCAGTGGAGGATCCGCAAGAACATGTAGAAGGCGAATTTAAATATGACATGGGGTGGCAGAAGAGGGGGTCAGGAAGGGCATATGACAGCAGATCAGGAGTTGGAACAATGATAGGAAACCGCTCAGGAAAGATATGTGCATATGGTGTCAGAATAAAAGATTGTAAGTTTTGCTCAGTTTCATAAAGGCAAAGAGAATATTCCTGATCATGTCTGCTGTAGAAAACTGGACAGGTAGTTCGAAGGCAATGGGAAACGATGTTGCTGGTGAACTGGTGAAGAAAGTTGAGAATGAAAACATAAATGTAAGTGTACTTATTATGGATGATGACTGTACCACCTTAGCTAGAGTAAGACAAGAACTTACCCATGATATTGAAAAGTGGAGCGACCAGAATCACACAGTGAAACACCTAGGAAACAGTCTGTATAATCTCCAGAAGAAACACAAAGTACTGTCGGCAAAAGTAATCAAACATCTTCAAAAGTGTTTCAATTATGCTCTtgcccaaaacaaagaaaaaccagATGACTTTAAAGGTGCTCTCAAGCAGATTGTTCCACATGTCTTTGGAGACCATCAGTCATGTGGCACATGGTGTGGCTACCAAAAAGACCCCCAAAATTATAGGCATAATGGACTCCCTTATGGAAGACCGTTGACAGGTGAAGGTTTAAGAGCTGATCTGAACTCTGTATTTGATTTATTCATACAAAATGCTGAGAGAATAGCTCCAGGAGGGTCTACGAACGACGTTGAATCTTTTAATAATATGATTGCAAGTAAGGCCCCTAAACGGATTCACTACTCTGCTTCAGAGAGCATTCTTAACCGCGTTGCTTGTGCCGTAGCACAGAAAAATGAAGGAGCGACATATGTGAACAAAGTAAACAACGAAATTGGTATTTCACCAGGAAATGTAATGGAGAGTCATGCTAAAAAGTTTTGACATGTTGAGGGAAAAAAGACGTTCTGTGGAAAACACTGTAGCATTCAAGAAAAGAAAACTGCAAAGAAAGCTATCTCAGAAAAATGAAACTGCTGTAAAAGAAAGTTCGGGAAGGTGTTACCTACTGTTCTGGAGTAGCTCTCTCTCTCCCCTTCAGAAGAAACAGAGATTCCTTCTCCACAGCTTCTCCCAGATAGTACACTATTATCAAATGAACAAGTTTGGGATAGGAATACTGTTTTTTGTGACATTGAAACAACATCGTTACATAGTGATACTGACATTGTGCAAATAGCTGCTGTATGTGGGTTAAATAAGTTCAACCAGTATATAACTCCTACCAAAGCCTTTACACCATTTGCTTCTGCTATAACTGAATTGACAAGTTATGGAAATACATTGTTTTACCAAGGAAAACCTGTACAGTCTGTTTCCTTGAAAATGGACTTCAGAATTTTCTGTCATGGCTCAAGCCAATTCCAACCATGCATTTTGGTTGGTCATAATTTTCATAAGTTTTGATCTACCTCGTATTATTCGTGCATTTCACATTAGTGGTCTAACTGATGAGTTTCAAGAATCTGTTACTGGTTGTGTTGACACATAtccaatgtttaaaaaaatgtttcctgaTTTAGAAAAGTACTCACAGGAACACCTTGTGTCTGTGTTTTCACACGAAAAATACAATGCGCACAATGCCTTGGTGATGTCGAAAGTCCGCAAAACCTTTGTGCAACTGTTGGTGTTGGTAAAAAAGAAATGGTTGAGTTTAGCTGTACTTTAGAAAGTTCTGTCAAGAAATGGGTATATACTGATAAATGTCACAAAAATGAACAAACCCTGGCCACCTTGAGGGAACATGATGTTCTTTCTAAAGGAATGATACATAAGATTGCTTTTAGTGGCCTCACACTAGGTCATCTAAAGCTTGCTGTACAACGTTCAGGTTATGACGGATTGTCCCAGTTACTGTCTGAAAAGAGTTTAGGAAAACCTAGGGTCACAAACAGGAAGAACATAATAGAaaaattatttgtctttctaaaaGATTTTTAAGAAAGACTTGTCAAATTTGCATTTAGGGTATGAATTTGTCAAATCACATTGAACATATACTGGAATCAAACTGTCAGTCTTTCATTTGTTGGTTGTAATACTTACTATCTATGTGTTAGAAGATCATTACTTTACAATATAATGACCCTTTTCACTACTAACAAGAAACTCTGCTATATACCATTCTTGAATATACATGTAAGGATGTATTAGGGGCTGGAAAGAGGGTAATAAAAGAATGTCCATAAGAGCTTGGCTCATTGAGATAAATATCATATTGCTCACATTATATGATTTAGGGATAGTACTTGATTGTAAACATGTTAATTTTGTGAATTCAGATATGTTGAAATGTATTTTATCAcagtttgacgtcgtgggagtgt containing:
- the LOC128551991 gene encoding uncharacterized protein LOC128551991 is translated as MDDDCTTLARVRQELTHDIEKWSDQNHTVKHLGNSLYNLQKKHKVLSAKVIKHLQKCFNYALAQNKEKPDDFKGALKQIVPHVFGDHQSCGTWCGYQKDPQNYRHNGLPYGRPLTGEGLRADLNSVFDLFIQNAERIAPGGSTNDVESFNNMIASKAPKRIHYSASESILNRVACAVAQKNEGATYVNKVNNEIGISPGNVMESHAKKF